In the Desulfuromonas sp. DDH964 genome, GGCGTTGGTCTCCATATCGGTCGAGCCGTCGTGAAAAAACCCCAGGGGGCTGCCGTTACGATAGAAAATCAGGGCGATACGCTCGCGGGTATAAATCCGCAGACAACCGCTGACCTGGTCCTCCTTGAGCTTGCCGAGCAGCGCCTTGATGTCGATCAGCTTGAGTTCCTGCCCCTTGTAGAGGACTTCACCGTGCAGCAGGGCATGGATGCTCAGGGCGAGATCGGGTGAAAGCTTGTAGATATCGAGCAGGGCGTTGCCGGCGAGAGATTCTTCGAAAATGCGGGCGATGGCATCGTAAGCGATCAATTGCTCACGGTCCGCTTCGAAGAGGGCGCTGATCAGCTTGCCGTTCTGAAAGATAACGATGCCGGTCCCGCTTTTGGCGTCGAACCGGAGGTAGCCGGTGAACCCACCCCCCTGCAATTTGCGCAGGGCATCGGGGAGGTTGACCTTGCCCGGATCGATCCGTTCCTTGACCGGGTTTCCGCGTGGCAGAAGAATCATGGGGGAGAAGCCTCACCAGCTGAATTTGTTAAAATCAAAAAACCATAGAATTCTTAAACAATTTACCCGGTATTGTCAACCTTCAACGCTATCGGGGAAAGCGTCGGCTCCCTCCTCCCAGCTACCGGTCGCGCGCATTGTTTCCAGAACCGTTCGCCGCAGGGGTGGAAAGTGGTGCCGCCACTCCTGCTCACTGCGACTGGCCAGACCGACCAGCAGGCACTCTTTGAAGAGGTCGTCGATCGCCCGGCCGCAGAGTCGCACGAGAAGATCCTGGCCCACCTCGGCGGGGATCGGCAGCTCCCCCTCCCCGGGCTGAGCACCCTGCGCGGTTAAGTATTTCATGCTCAACCGGGGGCGCTGTTCGGCATCGAAGCGGATGGCCAGGACCGCCGGGTCGTCCCCGCCGGCCCACAGCAGGTCCCTATCGACCAGGCGATTCAGGCAGGCGGCATGGAGCAGCCCGCGGTGGCGACTTTGCAGGGTCTGGTAGCAGGGCCCGATCTCCGGGGCCGGAGCCGAGCAGAGCGGACATGCCGCAGCGAACAGCCCCGGGCGACCGTCGGTGGGCGGCAAGGAAGCGGGTCCCTGCGCCGCCAGGGGGCCCGGCTGCAGGGCGAGTCGCTCGATGACGAACTCGGCAAGAAGCTTGAACTGGCCATGCACCTGGGTACCACGGGCATGGGTCAAGACCGGGTAAATGCGACTGGAGAGGCCACTTGCCAGGCTCTCCACCTTGGGACTCTTGGCGATTGCGGTCGGCGCCACCTGGTACCCCCGTTCGCGGGCTCCCCAGACCAGGAACTCATGCATGCCGAGGTTGTCCCGCAGCCGCAGACGACCGTCGATCAGGCTCGGCACCAGCCAGAGGCGGCCCGGGCCGCTATCCGAATCGGCGAGCAGCGCCTGCAGCGCCGCCGCGTTGACCAGGGAGGCGCGGTCCTTGACCGGCGTCAGCACCAGGTCGGCGGCGAGCAGGGCGTTGTGGCTGACCAGGTCGAGGATCGGGCGCGTATCAAGGATCAGCACCCCCGACAGACGCGAGCGGCTGAAGAGCCGCCGCAGCTGCCCGGGGTCGTCCCCGACCGGCGCCAGCCGCCGTGCCGAGGAGAGAAAGGCAACGCCGTATTCGCCCAGTGTCGCCAACTCCTCCGGCAGTTGGCCGCGAAAGAGGCCGTCTACGGACCCGCCGCTGCGCCCGGCGATGGCGAACATGTTATCGACGGAAAAATGGTTGTCGAAAGAGGCGATGGTTACCGGCAGGTCTTCATGCAGGGCCTTAAGATAGACCGCGAGATTGGTCGCCAGCGTGGTCTTGCCGACGCCACCCTTTTCGCTCGCGACCACCACCACGTAGGGGCCGCCACCCGGCAGCCGCAGCTGCTTATCCGCGCTCATCACGCACCCTTGGCCATCGCAAGCTCCTCCTGCACTTCTTCCCAGCGCCGGTAAAGTTGGCCAATCTTCTCCTGCAGGGCAGCGTGCTGGCTCGACGCCTTTCGCCACCCTTCCACGTCCGCATAGAGGGCCGGGTCGGCCATAGCAGCCTCGACGGTGGCCAATGCTCCTTCCGCCTCCTCAATCGCCCCTTCCAGTTCGGCCAGCTCCTTCTGCCGCCGTTTTTCCAGGCGCTGCGCCTCCTTGCGCTCCTCGTGCTGGCGCCGGCGGTCCTCCCGGTCGAGCGGCACACCGTCGCTGCTGCTGCCGACCAGGGCCTCGACCCGCTGCTGGGAATGCCCCCCTTCCCCGGCGGCCGCCTTGGCGCTGAGAAAATCCTCGTAGTTGCCGAGCCAGGAGGTCGCGGCACCGCCACCGACCTCGATGACCCGGGTCGCCAGGGCATCGACGAAGTAACGGTCATGGGAGACGAAAACAAGGGTCCCGGCATAGTGCTGAAGCGAGGCGAGGAGGACCTCCTTGGAGGCGAGGTCAAGATGATTGGTCGGCTCATCGAGCAGGAGCAGGTTGGCCGGCCGCAGCAGCAGGATCGCCAGGGCCAGGCGGTTGCGCTCCCCCCCGGAGAGGACCGCCACCCGCTTGTGAACATCGTCCCCGGAAAAGAGGAAGGTGCCGAGGATATCCCGCACCCGCGGCACCATCGCCATCGGTGCGGCGCTGGTAATCTCTTCGAGAACGGTGCGGCTGGCATCGAGGACCTTGGCCTGGTCCTGGGCGAAATAGGCGAGCTGGAGGTTGTGTCCGGGAGTGCGTTTTCCGGCGCGTGGCGCCTCGACTCCGGCCAGCAGCCGCATCAGGGTCGATTTGCCGGCCCCATTGGCGCCGACCAGGGCGATGCGTTCTCCCTTTTCGACGGTCAGGTCGATACCGTCGAGGACGGTGCGCTCATTGTAGCCATGACGGATGCCGGTCAGTTCCAGGGCCAGCCGGCCGCCCTTGGGCGGGTCGGGGAACCGGAAGAAGATTTTTCGCCGCGGCGGCGGCACATCGATGCGAACGATCTTCTCCAGCTGCTTGATCCGACTCTGGACCAGGGAGGCCTTGTTCGCCTGGTAGCGGAAACGGCCGATAAAGGCCTCGGTGCGCTCGATCTCCTCGTCCTGGCGGCGCTTCGCCTCCTGCAAGGCATTGACCCGACGCTCCCGCTCTTCGAGGTAGCGGCTGTAGTTGCCGGGGTATTCGGTCAGGCTGCCGTTCCAGACCTCGACGATGCGGCCAACCACCTGGTCGAGAAAGAAGCGGTCGTGGGAAACGAGCACCACCGCGCCGGGATAGCTGGCGAGGTAGGCCTCCAGCCAATCCCGGGCCGGCAGGTCGAGGTGGTTGGTCGGCTCGTCCAGCAGGAGCAGGTTGGGACGCTGCAACAGCAAGCGGGCGAGGGCGATGCGCATCTGCCAGCCCCCGGAAAAGTGCTCGCACGGTTTTTCCCAGTCCCCCTCGGCGAATCCGAGGCCGCGCAGCACCTTGGCAATCTCGGTCTCCATTTCGTAGCCACCGCGCTGCCGGAAGGTCTCCTGCACCGTCGCGTAGCGGTCGAGGTCGGCCGGCAGGTGCCGCTCGGCGATGGCCGCTTCGAGCTCGCCCAGTTCGCGCTCCATCGCCAGGAGCTCGGCCAGAGCGGTGCGCACCTCGGCAAAGAGGCTCCGTCCGCGATGCTCCAATCCGTCCTGGGGCAGATAGCCGCAGGTCGTGCCACGGGCGATCTGCACCTCGCCCACATCGACCGGAACCTGGCCGGCCAGCACCTTCAGCAGGGTGGTTTTGCCGGCGCCATTCTCGCCGCACAGGCCGACCTTGTCACCGGGCCGCAAGTGCCAGCTGATCCCCGCAAAGAGCCGCCGGCCGCCAAAGTCCTTGATGATTTCTCTCAGCTGCAACATGGGGCCTTTTATAACACATCCCCGGGGTCCTGGAAAACTCCGAATTTCAGGCTTTTGCACCCTCTCGCGGGAGAATTCGGCGCTGGGCAAAGCTGCTGATATCTGCTATAGTTGCGCCGCAACCGGAATGTCCCCGCTTCCGCGACCATGCTTCTTCTGGGCCCCATGGCCCCGACGATAGAGTCAACCAGAGTTTCCCGGTGTCCCGCCGGCGCCCTCCCCGCAGTGCCCGCCCCCTCCCCGCCCGCCCCGGCGGCCGGAAGGTGCAGGGCCCGGGATCAGGACGAAACCGCGGGGCACGACCGGCCGGGCGATCCCGGACCGCACCCCGTTTGAGGCCGCGCCTGGCGCGACCGGAAGGATTTCCATGAGCAAGAAGATGCTGATCAACGCCACCCATCCCGAGGAAAGCCGGGTGGCAACGGTCGAGGACGGCCTGCTGACCGACCTCGACATCGAGTCCGAAGGCCGCGAAATGACCCGCGGCAACATCTACAAGGCGACCGTGGTCCGCGTTGAGCAGGGACTGCAGGCCGCCTTTATCGATTACGGCGCCGAACGCCTCGGCTTTTTGCAGATGGGCGAACTGCACCCGTCCTACTTTGCCGCCTTCGAAGCAGGCGAGGGGAAGGGGCGGCCGCGCATCAACGACCTGTTGCGCCGCGGCCAGGAGATTCTGGTCCAGGTTGTCAAGGAGGAACGCGGCACCAAAGGGGCGGCGCTGACCACCTACCTCTCCCTTCCCGGTCGCTACATGGTGCTGATGCCCGACTCGGATACCAAGGGGGTCTCCCGCAAGATCGAGGAGGAGACGCAGCGCAAAAAACTGAAGGAGGCGATGAAGTCCCTCGACCTGCCACCACAGATGGGCTACATCGTGCGCACCGCCGGGATCGGCCAGACCAAGGAGGAACTCAAGCGCGACTTCGATTACCTGGTCCGGGTCTGGCAGAACATCCAGGAACTCGGCCGCCGGGTCAAGGCCCCGGCGCTGGTCTACAAGGAATCGAACCTGGTCATCCGCTCGATCCGCGATTACTTTACCGCCGACATGGACGAAGTGCTGGTCGATGACCCCGAGGTCTACGAGGAGGCCAAGGAATTTTTCCAGCAGGTGATGCCCGAATATGTCCGCCTGGTCAAGCTGCACCAGGAGCGGCGCCCAATCTTCTCCCGCTACCAGATCGAAGAACAGATCGAGACTCTCTCGCGCAACAAGGTCCCGCTGACCTCGGGAGGTTCGATCGTCATCGACGCCACCGAGGCCCTGGTCGCCATCGACGTCAACTCGGGAAAGATGGCCGGGGAACAGGGGGTGGAGGGGACCGCCTACAAGACCAACATCGAAGCGGCCGCCGAGGTCGGTCGCCAGTTGCGCCTGCGTGACCTCGGCGGACTGATCGTCATCGACTTCATCGACATGCGGGACCGCAAGCATATCCGCGAGGTCGAAAAGGTCCTCAAGGACTCCCTGAAAAACGACAAGGCGCGGGTCACCGTCGGCAAGATCAGCCAGTTCGGCCTGCTCGAAATGAGCCGGCAGCGGATCAAGGCAACCCTCGCCGAGGGCTCCTATCTCTCCTGTCCGAATTGCGGTGGCAGCGGCCGGGTCAAGAGTGCCGAAGCCCAGGCGGTCGGCTTTCTGCGCAAGCTCCACGCCGCCATCGCCCGCGGCCAGGTCGAGCGGGTCGAAGGGGAAGTACCGATCGACGTCGCACATTACCTGCTCAACACCAAGCGCGAAGAGTTGCTGGAGATGGAACGCCGCTACCAGGTGAGCATCTTCATTCGTGCCCGCAAATCCTTCGTCGCCAGCCAGTTCGAGCTGATTGTTCACAAGCGGGAAAAGGGCGAAGTCCGTGACGATCTCTACGCGCCGGTTACGGCCGCTTCTGCCCCCCACCACCCCATCGCTGCTCCCACCCTGGCTCCCGTCGCGGGAAATCTGCCCGCGGTGGCCGAGAGTCCCAAACCGGCGGAGAGTGCAGCGGAAGACCTCCCCCAGCCGTCCGCCCCGATACCTGCGGAAGAGGAACTTTCTCCCGATACTGCCGCCGAAGGCGATGCGAAACGAAAACGGAAACGCCGGCGGCGCAAAAAGAAGAAGGGGGAAGCCGGGGAAAGCGGGGAGGGCCCTGAGGAACTGGCCGCCACTGCGACCGAAACCGAAGATGAGCCGGAGGAGGAAGCGACAGACCTAGGCAACGTCGCTGCCGATTCCGGAGAAGAACCTCAGAAACGCAAACGCAAACGCCGGCGCCGCAAAAAGAAAACGGCGGACGAAACAACCACAAGCGTTGAGGCAACAGGCGAAGGAACAGCTTCTGAGCCGCCGCAAGTCGCCGCGCCGGCACCTGCCGGGGTGACCGAAGTCCCGGAGGAGCCACGGCCGGTGCGAAACCGCCGTCGCAAACCGGCAACCGAGAAGCCGGCAACCGAGAAGCCGGCAACCGAGAAGCCGGCAGCCAGGAAGCCGGCAGCCAGGAAGCCAGCAACCGAGAAACCGGCAGCCGAGAAACCAGCAACCGAGAAACCGGCAGCCGAGAAACCAGCAGCCGAGAAACCAGCAGCCGAGAAACCAGCAGCCGAGAAGCCAGCAGCCAAGAAGCCGGCAGCCAAGAAGCCGGCAGCCAGGAAGCCGGCAGCCAGGAAGCCGGCAGCCGAAAAACCCGCTACTGAGAAACCCGCTGCTGAAAAACCTGAAGCCAAGCGACGGGTGGCCCGGAAACCGGCGGTCAAAACTGCCGCGGCGCCGGAGCCCCAGTCAGCAGCGACCGGGGCGGAGGCTGGCGCGGAGAAGGAACGGACGCCGCGGAAACGGGCTCCCCGCAAAAAACCCGAGGACCTGCCGTCAAAATGAGTCCCAGAACCAAGCGATCGGGGCACCTGGTTGGGTGCCCCGATCGTTTTGTTGGCCAAAGATTCGGCCATGCTCATTCTCTCTTCCCTGCTCCATCCAGCTACAGATACCCCTCCCCGAAGAGAATTTCCAGCGTCAGGACCAGCGAGGGATTTGCCCTGAAATCGTCGGTACGGGAAAATTCGAGCTGCGGCTGCAGTTCGAAGAAAACCCAGCCCAGGTGAATATTGCGCCGGTAGCGCAGGCTTGCGAAATAGCGGTTATCTTCAACCTTTGGCTGAACATCCCCGACAACCCCAACTTCGTAGGCCATCTGCACCCGATCGCCGAGGGGATGGGCAAAGAACAACACCTCGGACCACTCAGGGTTGCGCGGTTGATCATCAGTCCAGTAGAGGGTGCTGCTGGCTCGAAACAGGGCATTTCTCCCGGTACTCCGCTCGAGATCATAACGCAACCGCGCATCCCAGCCGCGCGAACTGTACCATCCCGGGGTCAGGGTAACCCGGCTCAGCCAGGTCCTGCTGAGGGGATGAAGCCAACGGAGCCGCAGGCGCACAAAGGGGTCCGGGGGCCAGTGCAGCTTGATCCCCGGTTGCAGACGGATATCCCAGAACTGCCGCTGCTCCAGGATGTACTGCAAGGATGTGGCGAGGGACTGGTCGCCGAGGTTCTTGGCCAGGCTGTTACCGGTGGTCAGGGTCTCCCCTTCCGCCCCCGGGTCCGGTTCTTCACTCTCCAGCAGCAGGTTGACCTTTTCTTCCAGGTTGGGCAGCCCGATGCGAGCTCGTACCCGGCCATTGCTATCAAGCTCCCCCCCCTTCCCGTAGGTGGTAAAACCACGCAGCTGGATATAGGTTCCGGTCCCCTCTTCATAAACCCGGTTGGCTCCGAAGAAAGAATCGACCTGCCGCGACAGCCCTTCAACGTTGTGGGAAAAGTAGGTATGGAAAGCCGTCAGACTGCCGGTTCCGGGAAGACGCGGCTCCGCATCAGTGGCCACTTCAGTCGCTGGCGGCAAAGACTCGGTTTCCACCGCCAGGGTCAGCTGCGGCAGTAGAAGAAAAAAAGTAATGAGCAAAACCAGAAAGAGCCTTCGGTCCATGAAAATCGTCCTTGCAACGGGAAACCGGTTTCCACAACCGATCGGCACGCCATGGTCACAGTTTAGTACATTTTCTTGAACTGTCCGCGTCCCCCTGCTCGACGGCACCAGTCCCGGAGTCGATCCAGACCGCAGTGGAAAAAAGGCCGGAACGATTTCGCTCCGGCCCTTACCGTGGTCTATTTAAGCGCCTGCAGTTTTTCCAGTCCCTGTTGCAGAATGGCCAGTTTTTCCCGGGCCTCGGCCAGTTTGCCCCGGTCCTTCTCGAGCACTTCGGGGGGCGCCTTGGCAACGAAGGCCTCATTCCCCAGTTTCTTTTCAAACAGGGCCACGTCCTTTTCGACCTTGAGGATCTCCTTGGCCAGCCGCTGCTCCTCGGCGGCCACGTCGATCAGACCGGCCAGCGGCAGCAGGATTTCAACCTCTCCGGCCACCTGGGTGGCGGCCTGTTCCGGGCGCGCGATGCCGACCCCGAAGGCAAGTTCGCCAACCCGGGCCAGGGTACGGATATACCCTTCGCCGGCGGCGAGGATCTCGGCTGCCGCGGCGCTTTTACAGTCCAGGACCGCTGCGATCAGGCGCCCCGGGGGCACATTCATCTCCCCGCGGATATTGCGGATGGCGCGAACCACTTCCATGATCAGCTCCATCCGGGCGGCGCCGCCACCATCGAAGGGGAGCCCGGCACCGGTCGGGTAGTCGCTCTGCATCAGAAAGGCGCAGGGGCGCGCCCCCGGCAGGGCCTGCCAGATCTCCTCGGTAATAAACGGCATCAGCGGATGAAGCAGGCGCAGCAACTGCTCAAGGACGGTAAAGAGGACGGAGCGGGCCCGCTGCCGGGCCGCGGCATCCTCCCCGTAGAGGTCATCCTTGACCAGTTCGATATACCAGTCACAGAAGTTGTGCCAGGTGAAGGCATAAAGAATATTCGCCGCTTCGTTGAAGCGGTAATCGGCCAAGGCCTGGTTGACCTCCCGGGCACTCTCGGCGAGTCGCACCAGGATCCAGCGATCGGCCAGGGTGAGTTCGGCCGATTCGAGGTCGATGGAAGCCGGCTCGAAATCTTCCAGGTTCATCAGAGCGAAACGGGCGGCGTTCCACAGCTTGTTGGCAAACGCCTTGTAGCCGGCGATGCGCTCGGTGGCGAGCTTGATATCCCGCCCCATGGCGGCAAAAGCGGTCAGGGTAAACCGAAGTGCATCGGCGCCATACTCATCGATGACCAGCAGCGGGTCGATGACGTTCCCCTTGCTCTTGGACATCTTCTGCCCCTGGGCATCGCGCACCAGGGCGTGGATATAAACATCCTTGAAGGGAACCTGCTCCATGAATTTCAGGCCCATCATCATCATCCGGGCGACCCAGAAGAAGAGGATATCGAACCCGGTGACAAGACAGGAGGTGGGGTAGAACTTGGCCAGGGTCTCGGTCTGCTGCGGCCAGCCCATGGTCGAGAAGGGCCAGAGGGCGCTGGAGAACCAGGTATCGAGAACATCGGTCTCCTGCGCGAGGTTGCCGCTGCCGCATTGGTGGCAGGTGCTGGCGTCCGCGCGGCTGACGGTGATGGCGCCGCAATCGGCGCAGTACCAGGCCGGGATCCGATGGCCCCACCAGATCTGCCGACTGATGCACCAGTCCTTGATGTTGAACATCCACTCGTAGTAGGTCTTCTCCCATTGGGCCGGGACAATGCGGGTGTCGCCCTGCTGCACCGCCTTGATCGCCTCTTCGGCCAGGGGCCCGACCTTGACGTACCACTGCAGGCTGAGGTAGGGCTCGATCACCGTCTTGCAGCGGTAGCATTCGCCGACGGCGTTGGCGTGGACATCGACCTTCTCCAGCAGGCCAAGCTCTTCGAGGTCGGCCACGACCTTGTTGCGGGCGACATAGCGCTCTAGTCCCTGGTAGGGACCGCCGTTTTCGTTGATGAAGCCGGAGGTGTCGAGAATGTTGATAAATTCGAGGTTGTGGCGCTGCCCCACCTCAAAGTCGTTGAAATCGTGGGCGGGAGTGATTTTTACCACGCCGGTACCGAATTCCCGGTCGACATACTCATCGGCAATAACCGGAATTTCCCGTCCCAGCAGGGGCAGAACCACGCTCTTGCCGACCAGGTCGGCATAGCGCTCATCTTCCGGATGGACGGCGACGGCCGTATCGCCGAGCATCGTCTCGGGACGGGTGGTGGCAACGGTCAGAAAACGCGCCTCCCCCTTGACCGGGTAGCGCAGGTGCCAGAGTTGCCCCTGTTTCTCCTCATGCTCGACCTCGAGATCGGAGAGGGCGGTATGGCAGCGCGGACACCAGTTGATCAGCCGGTTGGCGCGGTAGATCAACCCCTCTTCATAGAGGCGCACGAAGACCTCGCGCACGGCGGTCGAAAGGCCCTCGTCCATGGTGAAGCGTTCCCGCTCCCAGTCGCAGGAGGCCCCCAGGCGCTTGAGCTGGTTGATGATCTGCCCCCCCGACTCGCCGCGCCACGTCCAGACCCGGTCCACGAAAGCCTCCCGGCCGAGATCGTGGCGGTCCGTCCCCTCAAGGGCCAGCTGCTTCTCGACGACATTCTGGGTGGCGATGCCGGCATGGTCGGTCCCCGGCATCCACAATACCTCGTGGCCGGTCATCCGTTTCCAGCGGCAGAGAATGTCCTGGAGGGTATTGTTGAGGGCATGCCCCATGTGCAGGACGCCGGTGACATTCGGCGGTGGAATCACGATGGAGAAGTGGGGTTTGGGCGAGTGCTCATCCGCGTGGAAGCAACCATGATCTTCCCAGTTGCGATACCACTTGGCTTCGACATCCTGAGGCTCGTAGCCCTTGGAAAGTTTCGGTTCCATGTAAGTCACAGTCCTTGACCACAAAAGAGTCGCTAGGAGCCGTCCGCCGGCCCAGAAAAGGAAATGGGGATTTTAGCAATCCCCATTTCTTCAGTCAACGCCATTGTCTGGCCCTCGCTTCAGGCCGTTTTTTTCTTGATTTTGCGAATTTCGTCACGGATCAGCGCCTCGGCCAGGTCGGGCACCACCTCCCAGGCTATCTTCTCCAGGATGCTGCCGGCAAGACGCTCGACGACGGCACCGGCGACCTTGGCAACGATCTTCTCCAGGTCGGCCTCGGAGAGGGAGGCGACGCGCTCCTCCACACCGACCGGTGCAGGTTCCGCAACAGGCTCAGCGGCAGGGGTCTTCGGCACTTCCGGTGCCGCCACCGTAACTGCCGGCGGAACGACGGGCTCCGGTTCCGGCTCTTCCGCGAGATCGAAGGCCCAGTCGTCGCTCTCGGCCGCCGCCGGCTCGGCAGTTTCGGTCGTTTCCTCAGCCGGGAACTCCCATGCTTCGGAGGCAGCCGCCATGGCGGTATCGGGCTCGTCGGCGAAGGGGTCCTCAATCTCCAGAGCCTCGGCGGCCTGCTCCAACGACTCTTCTTCGAAGAAAAACTCTTCCTCCGCGGAAGTCCCCTCGGTGGCCTGCTCCACCGCCTCTTCAACCGCGCTGGTGAACTCCTCGTTTTCCTCGTCAGTGAGCTCTTCGGCGTCGAGGATATCGCTCTCGTCGAGGGGCAGAATTTCTTCCTCGAGATCGCCCCAGTCGGGCTCCGCGGGCTTGGCGACCACGGTGGCTGCCGGGGGAGCAGGCGTGGCTGCCGGGGCAGGAGCTGCCGTCTCGGCTGCCACCGGCTCGGCGAAAAGGTCTTCCTCTTCGAACAGAAATTCCTCTTCGAGTTCCGGAGCCGCCGGCTGGAGGTCGTCCTCCTCAAAAGCGATGGACCCCCAGGGATCGTCAACGGGCGCAGCAGGACCCTCGGTAGCGGCGACCTCGACGGCTGTCGCGACTTCGGGCGCGTCAAAATCCTCCCAGTCGGAACCAGCCGACACTTCCTCGGCGGGAGGAGGAGCTGCCGCTACGGCGGCTGGCGTTTCCGGCGGGGGGGAGGGAGCCACGGGCGGAGTAGCCGCCGGAGCCGGTACGGCACTGAGGAGCTGCTCGACCCGATCGATCAGGGCCTGGGACTCGAAAGGCTTGGCGATCCAGCTTTCGGCGCCGCAACTGCGCGCCTTCTCCTCGTCAAACGGTTCGAAGGTGCCGCTCAGGAGCAGCACCGGAACCCCCTTGAGGTCGGGATCCTGTTTGATAGCGGAGCAGAGATCGTAACCGTTCTTGCCCGGCATAAAGACATCAGCAAGGATCAGGTCGGGATGAATCTCCCGGGCCTTCGCCAGAGCGGTATCACCATTATCGACGACTGTCAGTTCGTAGTCTTCGTTGGCAAAGGTGATGCCGATGACCTTTTGAATCGTGATACTGTCGTCGGCCAACAACAGTTTCTTGCTCATCCAGGCCTCCTTGCCCGCAAAAGGGGCATGCAAAAGCTAACGGGGAAGAGTCGCCAGCAATGCTCCAAGGTCGAGCAGCGGATACGTGTTCCCGTTGTAGACAAAACTCTTTTCCGCCGAAAAGCGGTCGCTCTCCGGTTCACATTCACCCAAGGTGCCCAATCGGCATTCGACAATCTGCAGAATCTGGTCGACCGGAAACCCGAAGGGACCGAACTCGCTCCCGCAAACCATGACATAGGGGCATCCCTCCCCGGAACCGGGAACCGACAGCAGTCCCGGCAAATCAAGGAGGGGCAGGACGTCGCCCTGATGGAGAAAAACCCCCTTGAATCCTGGCCGTATCAATGCCAGTGGGAAAAGCCGCGGTGCCAGCAGGATATGCCAGACATTCTCCAGCGACAGCGCAAACTGCTTCTCCCCAAGCCGAAGCAGAACCAGGCGGGGGGTCACGCTTCGCCCCTGAATTGTTCAAGTTGCGGGGCACGGCAGGCTTGCAGCACCTCACCCCGCCAGAGCGCCAGTCGCTGAAAGGTGGGAAGAACATCCCGCCACAACAGCTCCGGCAAGGGGCGATGTTCAAATTCGCTGGCCGGAAAGATGCCGTCGATATGTTCAACATACAATATCCACGGCTGCGGATTGCCACAGAGAACAACGCGGGCGCCAGCATCGGTATTCGCTTGGCTCAACCCTAATGGGCGGCGCAAATCAACCAGCAAAGACTCATCACCGGCAACGGCAGCAGGTGTCTCCGGCGTTGCTTCGCGAATCTCCACCAGGTCATCGATCGGCAGCACAAAGCCGATCCCGCCCAGACGAAATACCAGGTTCATTTCAGCAGAGTCGGTCATGCCCGAATCCTGGCTCAGCATCAAGCCACTCCCGCAAGCGGCAAACCGGCATCAAAAGTAGCATAGCCAAAGCCGGAGTGTCAAGC is a window encoding:
- a CDS encoding chemotaxis protein CheW, yielding MLSQDSGMTDSAEMNLVFRLGGIGFVLPIDDLVEIREATPETPAAVAGDESLLVDLRRPLGLSQANTDAGARVVLCGNPQPWILYVEHIDGIFPASEFEHRPLPELLWRDVLPTFQRLALWRGEVLQACRAPQLEQFRGEA
- a CDS encoding valine--tRNA ligase is translated as MEPKLSKGYEPQDVEAKWYRNWEDHGCFHADEHSPKPHFSIVIPPPNVTGVLHMGHALNNTLQDILCRWKRMTGHEVLWMPGTDHAGIATQNVVEKQLALEGTDRHDLGREAFVDRVWTWRGESGGQIINQLKRLGASCDWERERFTMDEGLSTAVREVFVRLYEEGLIYRANRLINWCPRCHTALSDLEVEHEEKQGQLWHLRYPVKGEARFLTVATTRPETMLGDTAVAVHPEDERYADLVGKSVVLPLLGREIPVIADEYVDREFGTGVVKITPAHDFNDFEVGQRHNLEFINILDTSGFINENGGPYQGLERYVARNKVVADLEELGLLEKVDVHANAVGECYRCKTVIEPYLSLQWYVKVGPLAEEAIKAVQQGDTRIVPAQWEKTYYEWMFNIKDWCISRQIWWGHRIPAWYCADCGAITVSRADASTCHQCGSGNLAQETDVLDTWFSSALWPFSTMGWPQQTETLAKFYPTSCLVTGFDILFFWVARMMMMGLKFMEQVPFKDVYIHALVRDAQGQKMSKSKGNVIDPLLVIDEYGADALRFTLTAFAAMGRDIKLATERIAGYKAFANKLWNAARFALMNLEDFEPASIDLESAELTLADRWILVRLAESAREVNQALADYRFNEAANILYAFTWHNFCDWYIELVKDDLYGEDAAARQRARSVLFTVLEQLLRLLHPLMPFITEEIWQALPGARPCAFLMQSDYPTGAGLPFDGGGAARMELIMEVVRAIRNIRGEMNVPPGRLIAAVLDCKSAAAAEILAAGEGYIRTLARVGELAFGVGIARPEQAATQVAGEVEILLPLAGLIDVAAEEQRLAKEILKVEKDVALFEKKLGNEAFVAKAPPEVLEKDRGKLAEAREKLAILQQGLEKLQALK
- a CDS encoding chemotaxis protein CheW translates to MTPRLVLLRLGEKQFALSLENVWHILLAPRLFPLALIRPGFKGVFLHQGDVLPLLDLPGLLSVPGSGEGCPYVMVCGSEFGPFGFPVDQILQIVECRLGTLGECEPESDRFSAEKSFVYNGNTYPLLDLGALLATLPR
- a CDS encoding response regulator codes for the protein MSKKLLLADDSITIQKVIGITFANEDYELTVVDNGDTALAKAREIHPDLILADVFMPGKNGYDLCSAIKQDPDLKGVPVLLLSGTFEPFDEEKARSCGAESWIAKPFESQALIDRVEQLLSAVPAPAATPPVAPSPPPETPAAVAAAPPPAEEVSAGSDWEDFDAPEVATAVEVAATEGPAAPVDDPWGSIAFEEDDLQPAAPELEEEFLFEEEDLFAEPVAAETAAPAPAATPAPPAATVVAKPAEPDWGDLEEEILPLDESDILDAEELTDEENEEFTSAVEEAVEQATEGTSAEEEFFFEEESLEQAAEALEIEDPFADEPDTAMAAASEAWEFPAEETTETAEPAAAESDDWAFDLAEEPEPEPVVPPAVTVAAPEVPKTPAAEPVAEPAPVGVEERVASLSEADLEKIVAKVAGAVVERLAGSILEKIAWEVVPDLAEALIRDEIRKIKKKTA